The following coding sequences lie in one Kamptonema formosum PCC 6407 genomic window:
- a CDS encoding group II intron maturase-specific domain-containing protein has protein sequence MASTKVKTHLAKIAEVIDTHKTPPQAALISKLNPIIRGWSNYYSTVVSKDTFSKVDDLTWQKLRAWARKRGKGNINKVELSRSRMMRKYHVRF, from the coding sequence ATCGCCTCAACCAAGGTTAAGACTCATCTAGCCAAGATTGCTGAAGTAATAGACACCCACAAAACCCCCCCTCAAGCTGCTTTAATCAGTAAGCTCAATCCAATCATTAGGGGATGGTCAAACTATTACTCGACAGTCGTTAGTAAGGACACCTTCTCAAAGGTTGACGACCTGACATGGCAAAAGCTAAGAGCCTGGGCAAGAAAGAGGGGAAAAGGGAACATCAATAAGGTGGAATTATCAAGGAGCCGGATGATGCGAAAGTATCACGTCCGGTTCTGA
- a CDS encoding ATP-binding protein: MSFNINELAEGGRGIKLMWQLADELSYTRTAASRNCLMITKTYEEIISSPPNIEKGNILERLIEFLYPWNPLKDKENSELGGDLLIKKIRLQVKTELSALNEVLQWYDQLGKLPIPKLVWWKCQLALAEGFTNAVRHAHRGMPLETPIKLEIWVFKGRLEIRIWDCGQPFDLEARVREIREREQISCFESEGLIGELLVPSTVEN, encoded by the coding sequence ATGTCGTTTAACATAAATGAACTCGCAGAAGGGGGAAGGGGCATAAAACTCATGTGGCAGCTAGCAGATGAGCTAAGTTATACGCGCACTGCGGCTAGTCGAAATTGTTTGATGATTACAAAAACTTATGAAGAAATAATTTCTTCGCCCCCAAATATCGAAAAAGGGAATATTTTAGAGCGGTTGATTGAGTTTCTCTACCCCTGGAACCCCTTAAAAGACAAAGAGAATAGCGAACTGGGTGGCGACTTACTTATAAAAAAAATTCGCCTCCAAGTCAAGACTGAGCTGAGTGCTTTAAATGAAGTTTTGCAGTGGTACGATCAGTTAGGTAAATTACCAATTCCTAAATTAGTTTGGTGGAAGTGCCAGCTAGCTTTAGCAGAAGGTTTTACTAATGCGGTACGTCATGCTCATCGGGGTATGCCTTTGGAAACTCCTATCAAACTGGAAATCTGGGTATTTAAGGGACGGTTAGAAATCAGAATTTGGGATTGTGGACAGCCTTTTGATTTGGAGGCTAGGGTGAGAGAAATTAGGGAAAGAGAGCAAATAAGTTGCTTTGAATCTGAAGGTTTAATCGGCGAGCTGCTGGTGCCGAGCACGGTAGAAAATTAA